From a single Brassica oleracea var. oleracea cultivar TO1000 chromosome C5, BOL, whole genome shotgun sequence genomic region:
- the LOC106295795 gene encoding DNA-damage-repair/toleration protein DRT100, whose translation MKLNVFVLLLLLLVSTATCCPPSDRRALLAFRAALHEPYLGIFNSWTGQDCCHNWYGVSCDSLTHRVADINLRGESEDPIFERAHRTGYMTGHIAPAICDLTRLSAITIADWKGISGEIPTCITRLPFLRTLDLIGNQISGGIPNDIGRLHRLAVLNVADNRISGSIPKSLTNLSSLMHLDLRNNLISGVIPPDFGRLTMLSRALLSGNRITGRIPESLTRIYRLADVDLSGNQLYGPIPPSLGRMAVLATLNLDGNKFSGEIPQTLMTSSVMNLNLSRNMLQGKIPEGFGPRSYFTVLDLSYNNLKGPIPRSISGASFIGHLDLSHNHLCGRIPVGSPFSHLEAASFMYNDCLCGKPLRACLKN comes from the coding sequence ATGAAGCTCAACGTCTTCGTATTACTCCTCCTCCTTCTAGTCTCAACCGCAACATGCTGTCCGCCTTCAGACCGCCGTGCACTTCTAGCTTTCCGTGCAGCACTCCACGAGCCATACCTCGGCATTTTCAACTCATGGACCGGTCAAGATTGCTGCCACAACTGGTACGGCGTTAGCTGCGACTCGCTCACTCACCGAGTCGCCGACATCAACCTCCGCGGCGAGTCAGAAGACCCCATCTTCGAGCGAGCTCACCGAACCGGTTACATGACCGGACACATCGCTCCGGCGATATGCGACCTCACGCGTCTCTCCGCCATCACCATCGCCGATTGGAAAGGTATCTCCGGTGAGATTCCCACATGCATCACACGTCTCCCTTTCCTCCGTACGCTCGATCTCATCGGAAACCAAATCTCCGGCGGGATACCAAACGACATCGGAAGGCTACACCGGTTAGCTGTTTTAAACGTAGCGGATAACCGGATATCCGGTTCAATTCCAAAATCGTTAACCAACCTCTCTAGCTTAATGCATTTAGACCTCCGTAACAACCTCATCTCCGGCGTAATCCCGCCGGACTTCGGCCGGTTAACCATGCTCAGCCGCGCATTGCTAAGCGGGAACCGGATAACCGGTCGAATTCCCGAATCACTAACCCGGATTTACCGGTTAGCGGACGTTGATCTCTCCGGTAACCAACTATACGGCCCGATCCCACCGTCTCTAGGCCGTATGGCGGTTCTCGCGACGCTAAACCTCGACGGAAACAAATTCTCCGGTGAGATACCACAAACTCTGATGACGTCATCGGTGATGAACTTGAATTTGAGCAGGAACATGTTGCAAGGGAAGATACCGGAAGGGTTCGGACCAAGGTCTTACTTCACTGTACTTGATTTGTCTTATAACAATCTCAAGGGACCAATCCCGAGATCAATTTCTGGTGCGTCGTTTATTGGTCATTTGGATCTTAGCCATAACCATCTCTGCGGGAGGATTCCGGTGGGGTCGCCGTTCAGTCACCTTGAAGCGGCGTCGTTTATGTACAACGACTGTCTTTGCGGCAAACCTTTGAGGGCTTGTTTAAAAAACTGA